The Methyloferula stellata AR4 genome includes a window with the following:
- a CDS encoding TIGR01459 family HAD-type hydrolase, whose product MHDLKTPIIPAPRLVSGLSELSPHYDVLLCDIWGVVHNGLALHPAAVDALLRFRGQGGKVVLVSNAPAPAGAVRHRLDRLKVPRKAYDAIVTSGDIIASLIAARGDAPLYNIGPIYDRSLYREVRKLTGRSPRLSKLKDAAYVVCTGLFDPDTETPEDYDASLAQMLERRLDFLCANPDLVVHVGPSLIYCAGAIAERYEAMGGTVIQGGKPYPPIYERALGVAEALLGQPTQRSRILVIGDAMRTDIKGAIAQSFDSLFIVAGIHQGEILTSGTGGSLDAVSFAEFVQAAGFAPTAVSLRLAW is encoded by the coding sequence GTGCACGATCTAAAAACCCCCATCATCCCCGCGCCGCGCCTCGTCTCAGGTTTGAGCGAACTCAGCCCTCACTATGACGTGCTTTTGTGCGACATCTGGGGCGTTGTTCATAATGGCCTCGCGCTGCATCCGGCAGCCGTGGATGCCCTACTGCGGTTTCGCGGCCAAGGCGGCAAAGTCGTTCTCGTCAGCAATGCCCCGGCACCGGCCGGTGCCGTCCGGCATCGCCTCGATCGGCTCAAGGTTCCACGCAAGGCTTACGACGCGATCGTAACCTCGGGCGACATCATCGCGTCCCTGATCGCCGCGCGCGGCGACGCGCCGCTCTACAATATCGGGCCAATCTACGACCGCTCGCTCTACCGGGAAGTCCGCAAGCTTACCGGCCGGAGCCCGCGCCTCAGCAAGCTGAAAGACGCGGCCTATGTCGTCTGCACCGGACTTTTCGATCCGGACACCGAGACGCCCGAAGATTACGATGCCTCACTGGCGCAGATGCTAGAGCGCAGGCTCGACTTTCTCTGTGCCAATCCAGATCTCGTCGTGCACGTCGGGCCAAGTCTCATCTATTGCGCCGGCGCGATCGCCGAGCGCTATGAAGCGATGGGCGGCACGGTGATTCAAGGCGGAAAGCCATACCCGCCGATCTATGAACGCGCGCTCGGCGTGGCGGAAGCGCTACTCGGCCAGCCGACACAACGGTCTCGGATCCTGGTGATCGGGGATGCGATGCGAACCGATATCAAAGGCGCCATCGCGCAATCGTTCGATTCACTTTTCATCGTCGCGGGAATTCATCAGGGCGAGATCCTGACATCGGGCACCGGGGGAAGTCTTGATGCCGTGTCTTTCGCGGAGTTCGTTCAAGCAGCCGGTTTTGCCCCCACTGCCGTTTCGCTGCGCCTCGCCTGGTAG
- a CDS encoding response regulator — MITDLSVPILVVDDYQTMIRIIRNLLRQIGFENVDEASSGQQAYEMISQKHYGLIISDWNMEPMTGYQLLQKVRADSAQSDVPFIMVTAESKTDNVVAARHAGVSHYIVKPFNAAILKAKIDSVFSSVAA, encoded by the coding sequence ATGATCACCGATCTTTCCGTACCTATCCTCGTTGTCGACGACTATCAGACGATGATCCGCATCATCCGGAATCTGCTCCGTCAGATTGGTTTCGAAAACGTCGATGAAGCGTCCAGCGGCCAGCAGGCCTATGAGATGATCAGCCAGAAGCACTATGGCTTGATTATTTCCGACTGGAATATGGAGCCGATGACCGGCTACCAGCTTCTTCAAAAGGTCCGGGCGGACAGCGCGCAATCAGACGTTCCCTTCATCATGGTGACTGCGGAATCGAAGACCGACAATGTCGTCGCGGCGCGCCATGCGGGCGTCAGCCATTACATCGTCAAACCGTTCAATGCGGCGATCTTGAAGGCGAAAATCGACTCCGTCTTCTCGTCCGTGGCGGCGTAA
- the mtnA gene encoding S-methyl-5-thioribose-1-phosphate isomerase yields MRIDGKPFTSIWPHTDLKAVEIIDQTKLPHQFATLTLVDVADAARAIKDMHVRGAPLIGVTAAYGLALAMRADPSDGNLEAAAQTLLATRPTAVNLAWALKDMRQHLLAVKPQDRAAKAFARAAELAADDIALCASIGDHGLALIGDAQAKKGGKPVNILTHCNAGWLATVDWGTATAPIYKAHDAGIAVHVFVDETRPRNQGASLTAFELGQHGVPHTVIVDNAGGHVMQHGGVDLVIVGTDRTTASGDVCNKIGTYLKALAAKDNGVPFYVAAPSPSIDFSLDDGVAEIPIETRGSEEVTHMSGATADGRIETVRITPPSSPALNYAFDVTPARLVTGLITERGVVAATKEALAKAFPERVTVRR; encoded by the coding sequence ATGCGTATCGACGGCAAGCCCTTCACGTCCATCTGGCCGCATACGGATTTGAAAGCGGTCGAAATCATCGATCAGACCAAGCTTCCGCATCAATTCGCAACGCTGACGCTCGTTGACGTCGCCGATGCCGCCCGCGCCATCAAAGATATGCACGTGCGTGGCGCGCCTTTGATCGGCGTGACCGCGGCCTATGGACTGGCGCTTGCGATGCGCGCCGATCCGTCGGATGGCAATCTTGAGGCGGCCGCGCAAACTCTGCTCGCGACCCGGCCGACCGCTGTCAACCTCGCCTGGGCGCTGAAAGACATGCGTCAGCATCTCTTGGCGGTGAAGCCGCAGGATCGCGCCGCCAAGGCCTTCGCGCGGGCGGCCGAGCTGGCAGCGGACGATATCGCGCTTTGCGCGTCGATCGGCGATCACGGCTTGGCGCTGATCGGAGACGCGCAGGCGAAGAAAGGCGGAAAACCCGTCAATATTCTCACCCATTGCAACGCGGGCTGGCTTGCGACGGTGGATTGGGGCACGGCCACGGCGCCGATCTATAAGGCGCATGACGCGGGCATCGCAGTTCATGTCTTCGTCGACGAAACGCGGCCGCGCAATCAAGGCGCCTCGTTGACGGCCTTCGAACTCGGCCAGCATGGCGTGCCGCATACGGTGATCGTCGACAATGCCGGCGGCCATGTGATGCAGCATGGCGGCGTCGATCTCGTCATCGTCGGCACCGACCGCACGACGGCCTCGGGCGATGTCTGCAACAAGATCGGCACTTACCTAAAGGCGCTCGCCGCGAAGGATAATGGCGTGCCGTTTTACGTCGCCGCGCCCTCGCCCTCGATCGATTTTTCGCTCGACGACGGCGTCGCCGAAATCCCGATCGAAACGCGCGGCTCCGAGGAGGTGACGCATATGTCGGGCGCAACGGCCGACGGCCGCATCGAGACGGTGCGGATCACGCCGCCGTCAAGCCCGGCGCTCAATTATGCCTTCGACGTGACCCCTGCCCGGCTGGTGACGGGCCTCATCACCGAGCGCGGCGTCGTGGCCGCGACGAAGGAGGCTTTGGCCAAGGCGTTTCCGGAGCGCGTCACAGTACGTCGCTAA
- a CDS encoding low molecular weight phosphatase family protein: MTDLVPARRPQSILFACTTNTVRSPMAEALGRHYFGKQIFFASAGLKRGTRDDFAVAVMDEIGLDMSKHRAQTFEDLEDTSFDLIISLSPEAHHHALEFTRTMAIDTLYWPTIDATAFEGSRERILDEYRNVRDGLKKRILNLLEFRPIGTL, translated from the coding sequence ATGACGGATCTTGTCCCTGCGCGTCGGCCGCAATCGATCCTCTTTGCCTGCACGACGAATACGGTGCGCTCGCCGATGGCGGAAGCTTTGGGGCGGCATTATTTCGGCAAGCAGATCTTCTTCGCCTCGGCCGGACTGAAGCGCGGCACGCGTGACGATTTCGCCGTGGCCGTCATGGACGAGATCGGTCTCGATATGTCCAAACATCGAGCGCAGACTTTCGAAGATCTGGAAGATACGAGCTTCGATCTCATCATCAGCCTGTCGCCGGAAGCGCACCATCATGCGCTCGAATTCACCCGCACCATGGCCATCGATACGCTCTATTGGCCGACGATCGACGCGACGGCCTTCGAGGGTTCACGTGAGCGCATTCTGGATGAATATCGCAATGTCCGCGACGGGTTGAAAAAGCGCATTTTGAACCTTTTGGAGTTTAGGCCGATCGGGACGCTGTGA
- a CDS encoding UPF0262 family protein: MSEADPQGRNRLVAVTLDEASIGRGTADQEHERQVAIYDLLEENTFGLPEHDAGPYRLNIALHDSKLAFEICNEDGATLIVHILSLTPFRSVLKDYFMICESYYHAIRTATSSQIEAIDMGRRGLHNEASTLLMERLQGKIACDHDTARRLFTLITALHWKG, from the coding sequence ATGAGCGAAGCCGATCCGCAAGGACGCAATCGTCTCGTCGCGGTCACGCTCGATGAAGCCTCGATCGGCCGTGGCACGGCCGATCAGGAACACGAACGGCAGGTCGCGATCTACGATCTCCTTGAGGAGAATACGTTCGGCCTGCCGGAGCATGATGCCGGCCCCTATCGGCTGAACATCGCCTTGCACGATTCGAAGCTCGCCTTCGAAATCTGCAATGAAGATGGCGCAACGCTCATCGTTCATATCCTGTCACTGACGCCGTTTCGCAGCGTCTTGAAGGATTATTTCATGATTTGCGAAAGCTATTACCACGCCATCCGCACCGCGACTTCGAGCCAGATCGAAGCGATCGACATGGGCCGGCGCGGCCTGCACAATGAGGCATCGACCCTTTTGATGGAGCGGCTGCAAGGCAAGATTGCTTGCGATCATGATACGGCGCGCCGTCTTTTCACGCTCATCACAGCCTTGCATTGGAAGGGTTGA
- the hisD gene encoding histidinol dehydrogenase → MPLRLDMRSPDFKSAFDSLLAMKREASEDVDHTVQAIIAAVVARGDEALIEFSKKFDRVDLEALGLRVTPAEVDAAVAIAPADAVAALRLAHERIIAFHERQKPQDLRFTDPLGVELGWRWLPVEAVGLYVPGGTASYPSSVLMNAAPAKVAGVSRLVMVVPAPDGKINPLVLAAAHLAGVDEIYRVGGAHAVAALAYGTKTIAPVAKIVGPGNAYVAAAKRRVFGTVGIDMIAGPSEVLILADKSANPEWIAADLLAQAEHDSAAQSILITDDAALASAVEAAVERQLANLPRKEIAAPSWRDFGAIIEVASLMDAIPLADRLAPEHLEIMAEDAEGIASHVRNAGAIFIGAYTPEAIGDYVGGSNHVLPTARSARFSSGLNVLDFMKKTSILKCDSASLAVLGPAAVALGKAEGLDAHARSVQMRLDPQAS, encoded by the coding sequence ATGCCGCTGCGGCTCGATATGCGCAGCCCCGATTTCAAATCCGCCTTCGACTCACTTCTCGCAATGAAGAGGGAGGCCTCCGAGGACGTCGATCACACGGTCCAGGCGATCATCGCGGCCGTCGTCGCGCGCGGCGACGAGGCGCTGATCGAGTTTTCGAAGAAATTCGACCGCGTCGATCTCGAGGCGCTGGGCTTGCGCGTCACGCCGGCCGAAGTGGACGCCGCGGTTGCGATTGCGCCGGCCGATGCCGTCGCTGCTCTGCGCCTGGCGCATGAGCGCATCATCGCTTTCCATGAGCGGCAAAAGCCGCAGGATTTGCGCTTCACCGATCCGCTCGGTGTCGAACTCGGCTGGCGTTGGCTGCCGGTCGAGGCGGTCGGCCTTTATGTGCCCGGCGGCACGGCTTCCTATCCGTCCTCGGTTTTGATGAATGCGGCGCCGGCCAAGGTCGCCGGCGTCTCGCGCCTCGTGATGGTCGTGCCGGCGCCTGACGGCAAGATCAATCCGCTGGTTCTCGCGGCGGCGCATCTTGCCGGCGTCGACGAGATCTATCGCGTCGGCGGCGCACATGCGGTCGCGGCTTTGGCCTATGGCACGAAGACCATCGCGCCGGTTGCGAAGATCGTCGGTCCCGGCAATGCCTATGTGGCCGCGGCCAAGCGCCGGGTCTTCGGCACCGTCGGCATCGACATGATCGCGGGGCCCTCCGAGGTCCTGATCCTGGCCGACAAGAGTGCCAATCCAGAGTGGATCGCGGCCGATCTTCTGGCCCAGGCCGAGCACGACAGTGCGGCGCAATCGATCCTTATCACCGATGATGCGGCACTCGCCTCGGCGGTCGAGGCCGCCGTCGAGCGCCAATTGGCCAACCTGCCGCGCAAGGAAATTGCCGCGCCGAGCTGGCGCGATTTCGGCGCGATCATCGAGGTCGCGAGCCTGATGGACGCCATTCCGCTTGCCGACAGGCTCGCGCCGGAACATCTCGAAATCATGGCCGAGGATGCAGAGGGCATTGCGAGCCACGTTCGCAACGCAGGCGCGATCTTCATCGGCGCCTATACGCCGGAGGCGATCGGCGATTACGTCGGCGGCTCCAATCACGTATTGCCGACGGCGCGCTCGGCACGGTTTTCGTCCGGCCTCAACGTGCTCGATTTCATGAAGAAGACATCGATTTTGAAATGCGATTCCGCGAGCCTTGCGGTGCTCGGGCCGGCCGCCGTCGCGCTTGGAAAAGCCGAAGGATTGGATGCGCATGCCCGCTCGGTTCAAATGCGACTCGATCCACAAGCCTCATGA
- a CDS encoding glutathione peroxidase: protein MGTIYDFSAKALDGQDKSLAGFSGQVLLIVNVASKCGFTSQYTGLEALYRKYGPRGFAVLGFPCNQFGSQEPGDAAEIAKFCQATYDVTFPMFAKIDVNGAAAHPLYGFLKGEQKGVLGTEAIKWNFTKFLIDRSGKVTARFAPTTAPVELEGEIEQLL from the coding sequence ATGGGCACGATCTACGATTTTTCGGCCAAGGCACTGGACGGACAGGATAAATCGCTTGCGGGTTTCTCCGGCCAGGTCCTGCTGATCGTGAACGTGGCGAGCAAATGCGGCTTCACGTCGCAATATACTGGCCTCGAAGCGCTCTATCGCAAATATGGCCCGCGCGGTTTCGCGGTTCTCGGCTTTCCGTGCAATCAATTCGGCTCGCAGGAGCCGGGCGATGCCGCGGAGATCGCAAAATTCTGCCAGGCGACCTATGATGTGACCTTCCCGATGTTCGCCAAGATCGATGTCAATGGTGCGGCCGCGCATCCGCTTTACGGTTTTCTCAAGGGCGAGCAAAAAGGCGTGCTCGGGACGGAAGCGATCAAATGGAATTTCACCAAGTTCCTGATCGATCGTTCGGGGAAGGTGACGGCGCGCTTTGCGCCGACGACCGCGCCTGTCGAGCTTGAGGGAGAAATCGAGCAGCTTTTATAG
- a CDS encoding glycoside hydrolase family 19 protein: MIYPSAKDLRMLAPFAKQDIIEPFCENLKRIGPRYGFATINRAAHFIGQCAHESDGFHTRIEYASGREYERRKDLGNTRPGDGMRFKGEGEIELTGRANYARATPFVRAALDDSSIDLVAHPELVAARADISFAVDCWFWHQGSGKGDLNLWADRDHDDRLSFQFASTEITRAINGGVNGLKKRQNLTLIAKRILRGLNRGTGLA; the protein is encoded by the coding sequence ATGATTTATCCGAGCGCCAAAGACCTGCGGATGCTCGCACCTTTCGCCAAGCAAGACATCATCGAGCCCTTTTGCGAAAACCTCAAAAGGATCGGGCCGCGTTATGGCTTCGCTACCATTAATCGCGCCGCGCATTTCATCGGTCAATGCGCGCATGAAAGCGACGGCTTTCACACCCGCATCGAATATGCGAGCGGGCGTGAATATGAACGCCGCAAGGACCTCGGCAACACGCGGCCCGGCGACGGCATGCGCTTCAAAGGCGAGGGCGAGATCGAGCTGACGGGCCGCGCCAATTACGCCCGTGCCACGCCCTTCGTGCGCGCCGCGCTCGATGATTCCTCGATTGATCTCGTCGCGCATCCCGAGCTTGTCGCCGCGCGTGCCGACATTTCCTTCGCGGTCGATTGCTGGTTTTGGCATCAGGGCTCAGGCAAGGGCGATCTCAATCTTTGGGCCGATCGGGATCATGACGATCGCTTGAGTTTTCAATTTGCTTCGACCGAAATCACACGCGCGATCAACGGCGGCGTCAATGGTCTTAAAAAGCGCCAGAACCTGACGCTGATCGCCAAACGCATCTTGCGCGGATTGAACCGCGGCACCGGGCTCGCCTGA